In one Sulfitobacter sp. LCG007 genomic region, the following are encoded:
- a CDS encoding endonuclease/exonuclease/phosphatase family protein, with translation MSYAWPVSRHFGNPAMASYRSLKTRYPRGRLEPGQAGWIADHLLALRAALRAQITDRRRPNSLIVGSWNIRHFDGGRKRLDESYHYIAEIIDHFDICAIQEVKDLSAMERLVGLLGPAWDYFVNDSSGGGRGNHERMAFVYNRNRVRFRNLIGELVLPKGVLPGDEQIGRTPFFASFQAGWFRFTMCSAHIVFEEQEGRPLREDEIRVIASILAQRAKEADEVHIFLGDMNIDSRTDPGFFALTDHGFIVPEIGATSLSGIRHYDQIAFAGPQDVTHLLGHGVVRWQDVVYREDQAAAYEAIARAIREKPDTGKPYSNWSRSYSDWRTHEMSDHLPIWIEIEVDYSDDYLRGISALKDD, from the coding sequence GTGAGCTATGCTTGGCCGGTCAGCCGTCACTTTGGAAACCCGGCCATGGCTTCCTACCGGTCACTCAAGACCCGCTACCCGCGAGGCCGCCTCGAGCCGGGACAGGCGGGCTGGATCGCCGATCACCTGCTTGCGCTGCGCGCGGCCCTGCGCGCCCAGATCACCGATCGCCGCCGGCCCAATTCGCTGATCGTCGGATCGTGGAACATCCGCCATTTCGACGGCGGGCGGAAACGGCTGGACGAAAGCTACCATTACATCGCCGAGATCATCGACCATTTCGACATCTGCGCCATTCAGGAGGTCAAGGACCTGTCGGCCATGGAAAGGCTTGTCGGACTGCTCGGGCCGGCCTGGGACTATTTCGTCAATGACAGCTCCGGCGGGGGGCGCGGCAATCACGAGCGCATGGCCTTCGTCTACAACCGCAACAGGGTCCGCTTCAGAAACCTGATAGGTGAGCTGGTTCTTCCCAAGGGCGTGCTGCCGGGGGACGAGCAGATCGGTCGCACGCCCTTCTTCGCCTCGTTCCAAGCTGGCTGGTTCCGCTTCACGATGTGCTCGGCCCATATCGTCTTCGAGGAACAGGAAGGCCGGCCCCTGAGGGAAGACGAGATCCGTGTGATCGCGTCGATCCTGGCGCAGCGCGCGAAGGAGGCCGACGAGGTGCATATCTTCCTGGGCGACATGAACATCGACAGCCGGACCGATCCCGGCTTCTTCGCGCTGACCGATCACGGTTTCATCGTGCCCGAGATTGGCGCGACCTCGCTGTCGGGCATCAGGCACTACGACCAGATCGCCTTTGCAGGGCCGCAGGACGTCACGCATCTTCTCGGGCATGGCGTGGTGCGCTGGCAGGACGTCGTCTATCGCGAGGACCAGGCGGCGGCCTACGAGGCCATCGCCCGGGCGATCCGCGAAAAGCCCGATACCGGCAAGCCATATTCGAACTGGTCCCGGAGCTATTCCGACTGGCGCACGCACGAGATGTCGGACCATCTGCCGATCTGGATCGAGATCGAGGTGGACTATTCGGACGATTACCTGCGCGGCATCTCGGCCCTCAAGGATGACTGA